The Nicotiana sylvestris chromosome 6, ASM39365v2, whole genome shotgun sequence genomic sequence cacaaaaatacatatatagtaTTGTACATTATACTATTGTGTACATACATAGAAAATGAAGCGAAGTGCAAAGAGTGAGATAATGGAATAGACCTTTCCTAGTACTGTATACACGTAGCTTGATAGATACAATTCTTAGAGAAGTTGTACCTACAGCTAAATGATGACAACCTTTTTGCTTGTGCCCCATGTATTGAGCATACATGCATGTAATATGCATGTGCATGCACCACATTTTGATACATAAACACGTGCATGTACAACCACTAATTTGTACACACTTTATATTTCTTGTTGGACCGGCTAATCTAGATTCACGCTAGATGGAGTCACTAAATTGGATAAAATGCTCTCCATTgaataaaatatattttcaagGCTAACAAAAGATACTTTAATTAAAGATGAAAGAGATTTTAAGTATTTCGCGACACTACTTCATGGTTATACATACTTCAAGCACACGCATAAACTGTAAACAAAAAGTGAAATTAAAGGATCACACCTCCCAAGgcgtaaattatatatatatatatataaagatccATTGCTAAATCGCCCGttataatacaaaaatatatttacaaaccCCATATATAAACATGGTTATTGAAGAGTGCAATGTGTAAATTCCCTAAAGATGGGATTATCATTGAGACATGATAACGTTTGTACTTCCTTATTAGAAATAGAAAATTAACAGTAATTTATTGGTGGTTCAAAATACTAGTAGCAGGATTAGCAATGAGAGTGTCTAAACTTGTCTGCTCAAAGCTGCAAACCCCTCCCCCTACCCCCACCCCCCAAACCCCCATCCCCACGTCATATCTATGGGGTTTTAATTTGTCTGGTTTTCCCTTAGCTCATGATATTATTATTGATGAATCATTATGAATAAGACTCTCTTTCTCTCCCCTCTGTAATTGAACCCGAGgcttttgctttctttctttaCTACTCTTCTTCTACTACAACTCGTACTGCTACAACCTACATGGATTAATGGTTCATTGCCCAACGCGAAAAAGCTGCATTATAGCCTTGCAGGACCATCAGATCTACTAGTTTGAAAAAAGAAGTTCTAAGGACTTAGTGAAATAGAAATTTGTAGTATTAAAAAAAGAAGGCATTGGAATTTGAAATGTCTGTAGGTGTTAGACATTTTCTTCTAATATAGGCTTCTTTCTACGAAGTCTAATGAAAGTATAGCCTTTTGCGAATACTCCAAAAGATTTTCACCCCACAGCTTCTTTATCATAAACGCACATTGAAATTTTAAAACCAAACAACCTTAGAGATATATGCTAAAAGTAAGTGGTCTACGAAATTTACCTGTAAATGAGATTTAACATGTGCCAAAGTGAGATCTTTCACATCCATAAGCTCAAGAACCGACTTGGGTGTTGCTCCTAAATTCCCCCCCAAAAAAGGTAAAACAATATTAATTGAGTTCATGTTATCATAGGCAAATTAATCTTATATATAAAGGCAATAGGTTCCGTTGAACCCATTAAACCAACACTCATTCTGACTGCAATTAATTAATACAACAACAATAAATTCAGTGTAATCTCATATATTGGGTTTGGATAAGTAGTGTGCTTTAAAGAGAGGTTTACGATAAACACTCGGCTCACAAGAGACGAAACAAAAAGCAGTAGCAATGAATgtataaaagaagaagagaagtctTACTTTCGTGGCCACCCAAGAGCTCAACAGCATGAACAAATCTAGCATGAAGACTGCTAGTCCAGCGCATCCGTGGAGCTCTCATAGTACGTTTTGCTGGAAATCTTGACAAAAATCTTGATCGCATTACCCCAGCTTGATGATGATATTGCTGGGACGTCTGAAAAGGGATTCTTGACGATGAGGAATTAGACATtgttttgttattgttattattaatACAACAACCAGAAGAACGTATAGGTAATGTAGCTGCAGTATTAGTATTGTCAAAAGTTTGCTGACCAAATATTGGGTAGTGTGAAGCAGGAGGAGGAGGAGGGTTTTGATGGTATACAGGAATTCCTCTTATAGGTCTCAAAAAACTAAGTTCTGAGTTAAGCCCTTGGTTTTGCTGCTGAAGCAGATGGTTTTGCTGTAAAGAGTGGATGAAATTGGTGTGAGTGTTTTGGATGTGATGAAAAGGGCCAGATTTAAATTCAGGAGTAGGTTTAGGATTGGATAAAGAAAGCTCAAATAGAGaagcattattattattattattagcatGAGATTTTGAGAGTGAAGAGGTATTGGAGTTTCTAGATTCCAAAgctcttctccaaaacattaaaTCCATTTCATCTTCAGTAGTACTATTATTAGTACTCCTCTTCCAATTAGTTGATGATGGTTTGCTGTTTGGAGGGCTGATTTGTAAAGATAAGTCTGGTTGTGCTGGGAATAGCTCCATATATCCTTGATCAAAAGAAAACTACAAGAACAGCCACAATTAGTTTGTCTCCCTTTTTCACTTCTTCTATTTGTTGGCCCTAGGTCTTTTAGTTTGTTCTTGTGTTTGTAAGTAGGTTAAAGAAAAGGACTATATCTAGAAGGTCCttgtttgagaaagattgatgaTAAAATATGGAGAAGCTAAATTTTGAGGTTAAAAGGAGATGGAGagagaagagaaagagaaaattTGAGGTTTTCTTAAGATGGGGTTTGATGATCAAAATAAGAAGGTAAGAGTTGTAAGGAGGATTTGAGATTgagtgagagatagagagagagagagtgtggaGGAGAAATGACAAGGTATATGAAGTGAATGGTTGTTTCTTTTGTGTGAAGTATATGTGAGAAAATGACACTTTGAGGGGCTAAAGTTGGGGGTAGCCAGAGGGGAGAGGTGAGGAGATTGTTCCTTTTGTGGACGTGGGGGTAAGAtgagaaaagagaggaaaagatgAGGAAAAAAGGAAAGTAAATGAAGTTTTGGGGCTTTGCTACCTTTTTACTCCTTTCTTTTTTGTCTTTAGCCCTAGCTTTCTTTTgggaaagaaaaggaaatttTAGTGTAAGCTTTTAACGTGTATTTGTCCCTTAACAACTACCTTTCTAACCAAACCTATTCACCTTGAATTAAATGTTACGAATTTAAGTTGATGTACTAATAGTAAAAGAATTATTATATGATCAAAATAGTTAAGGAATCATAACATATTAATTATTCTTCTTATAATGCTTATCATAAAAATATTCTAATAAATATCCTATAAGTGATTTAATTTGTCGTACATAAAATTTAAACTCATTAATCAATAGTTGTTGGTAGTACAAAACTcttagcccccccccccccccacaaacccTAAATTTCTAGATCTTACATTTACATAAAATGATTAGACATAAATTTCGGCGTACTAATGGCTGTAAATGACCTAATTATGATAACTCACTCAGTCACTAACATTGGGATAAAACACAGCTCAGATTTTATTTTCCACTTCCTTTTACACTAAAATCTCTTTCCTAGAAGTTCATAGTAAGACCTCggccaaatggtccttcaaaagTTTATGTAAAAGTTAAACTTACAATTTACCTTTTTTTGGCCCTTCAATTTTATGAGTCATTTTACTTTGCTCCCTCTCATTTGGAACTGGACACTAGAGATTATTACCTTTGATATGTTACTTATATTccattttaatttatttatttatcattCTTATGTGCACGTATGCACTCTTTCTCTTTGTCTATTTCCCGAAGAGGTCCACTAATCAGTACATAGGGTCAACGTTATATTAACTCACTCAattatttaaactaaaaatagctagAAAATAGATAATATATGCATAATCTATGTATAATATGTATATAACTATATATAATTAGTGTATATTCTACGTATATCGACTcaaaaaagtaaataataaaactgGCCTGCTATttgtataaaaaaaaattaatcattATAAATTAGACCAGTATCACCAACAGGACATAAGAAATGCTTCTTTTTAAATGAATTACAACTTATAGTAGGATTAATAAATAGTTTTGCATCAACTTACTAGCATGATTggttgaaaaataataataaaatttcccctcccatctttttcaaaaatgcaaGAGAAACAAATACTAATGAAACCTTAAGGATGGTTATATTACACATTGACTGGTAGATTTTGTATCCCAATATGAACACCTCCGTCAAATTATTGGAATAACTCCAAAATCGGACCAACCATCTTTCTTAGttttgaaataataaaaaattatttagaATGTCGAAATCTGAATAGTACTTtaagattaaaaataaaaaagaaatatgtTTTGATTAAATATTG encodes the following:
- the LOC104244579 gene encoding probable transcription factor KAN2; its protein translation is MELFPAQPDLSLQISPPNSKPSSTNWKRSTNNSTTEDEMDLMFWRRALESRNSNTSSLSKSHANNNNNNASLFELSLSNPKPTPEFKSGPFHHIQNTHTNFIHSLQQNHLLQQQNQGLNSELSFLRPIRGIPVYHQNPPPPPASHYPIFGQQTFDNTNTAATLPIRSSGCCINNNNNKTMSNSSSSRIPFQTSQQYHHQAGVMRSRFLSRFPAKRTMRAPRMRWTSSLHARFVHAVELLGGHERATPKSVLELMDVKDLTLAHVKSHLQMYRTVKTTDRVAVPASSGQSEVFDNGSSGDTSEDLMPEIENSRKSDLSEQQGRNNNMHLQDKDYHGLWSNSSRESWQLHGKLGDYPGNMPSLEKLQHKEMEGKCLSYDGISGEVSSSSITETSPKKKPNLEFTLGRPSQ